A portion of the Juglans microcarpa x Juglans regia isolate MS1-56 chromosome 1D, Jm3101_v1.0, whole genome shotgun sequence genome contains these proteins:
- the LOC121242549 gene encoding LOW QUALITY PROTEIN: uncharacterized protein LOC121242549 (The sequence of the model RefSeq protein was modified relative to this genomic sequence to represent the inferred CDS: substituted 2 bases at 2 genomic stop codons), which yields MASEESKTPEGEVQSSSSSSTSTSYSDSWKERVFIPTLLAGIAGGGASLISRHREVDGLAKTSATYATNLAIVTGCYCGARELMREARKTGPDDLLNSAIAGFGTGALLGLLQGGQIAAVRYSIIFSVAGITADFATYRLNPLLKSYSEGNRENSQKGGXLKXPEWSPIQVLDEEAIAAKQALEQELYSQRALGKLSKEES from the exons ATGGCCTCAGAGGAGTCAAAAACCCCAGAAGGAGAGGTTCAATCATCGTCTTCGTCTTCAACTTCGACTTCCTACTCTGATAGCTGGAAGGAGCGCGTGTTCATACCTACTCTCCTAGCAG GGATTGCTGGTGGAGGAGCTAGCTTAATTTCGAGGCATAGGGAAGTTGACGGTCTCGCAAAGACTTCTGCTACCTATGCCACCAATCTCGCCATTGTCACCGGTTGCTATTGCg GAGCACGTGAATTAATGAGAGAGGCTCGGAAAACAGGACCTGATGATCTTTTGAACTCCGCAATTGCAGGTTTTGGTACTGGTGCTCTGCTTGGGCTTCTTCAAG GTGGTCAAATTGCTGCTGTCCGTTACTCTATCATCTTTTCTGTTGCGGGTATAACTGCAGATTTTGCAACATACAGACTAAATCCTCTCTTGAAAAGTTACAGTGAAGGGAATAGAGAGAATTCACAGAAGGGTGGCTAGTTGAAATGACCGGAGTGGTCTCCCATCCAAGTGCTTGACGAGGAAGCCATTGCAGCAAAACAAGCCCTGGAACAGGAGCTCTATTCACAGAGGGCACTTGGCAAACTAAGCAAAGAGGAATCTTGA
- the LOC121256292 gene encoding receptor-like protein 14 yields the protein MNMGVLQYYFSMKALLWVLVVFVQTREYMGCLEEERAGLLHFKSFLIISIPSFRAYNSDYDRLPSWVDHEKSDCCDWERVTCNSTTGHLIELSLDNLMQDPSYNYYEKRSWLLNVSLLEPFKELRSLSLSRNAIDGCIPDEGFEKLSTLRNLEILNLGYNFFDDNSILQSLGAITSLKTLNLTWNELEGYFPAQELVTLRDLNTLDISVNRYNGTLPNQGFERLAVLRNLETLILDWNRFGYSVIPSLSNLTSLMTLSLSGNNIRFDEGVNVEGGTNFERLAVLRNLKTLNLDGNYFNDSIIPSLSGLTSLTTLNLAWNRIQGGGEGWKMLSRLENLEILDLSFNYALKDTSLQSIAAVKSLKTLNLVGNELGRSKGWKMLSRLENLEILDLRYNELNDTSFLQSIAAVKSLKTLNLLGNQLTGSFPTKELANLTNLEVLILGGNHFGGRLAIQEFCALKKLEVLDLSDNYFDGILPPCINNMTSLVVLDISNNQFNGNASSSYVEASGRSLKYIDFSYNQFVGIFSFNLFANYSKLEVLRFNGQNNKVEIETEGSMGWSPLFQLKIIELPYCSLNKLTGSIPKFLLAQHELDTVNLSHNKLKGNFPNWLVENNTRLRVLDLQNNSFVGQLYLPTLIHTHMVWMDVSANHLDGKLSENIGRIFPNLVYLNLSNNKLEGNLPSSIGGMLYLDILDFSSNNFSGGVPRVLNTGCLLLSVLNLARNSFNGEIFVGTSQKILQMNDNQFTSITLVPNSTLDLLYLDISNNEISGTIPQWLGNASYLRTLVMANNDFYGRIPCELSMIGTLDLSHNLFTGSLPFCSNLPHLEHLYLQGNKFTGSIPKALFNSSSLLTLDIGDNNFTGSISAEIKQLQRLKVLLLSGNRFTGIIPNQLCLLRMISIMDLSKNAFSGTIPQCLHKIYFGKIAATSFGYFQRNVSNTVQFMTPYTYKVFLKLTGDIYHDSEYEDAEVQIEFVTKYRHSSYKGSPLGYMSGLDFSCNNLTGGIPPELGQISSLHALNLSYNQLTGKIPITFSKMAQLESLDLSHNNLRGEIPSALIDLTFLEVFNVANNNLSGKVPDMKAQFGTFEKSSYEGNLFLCGPPLDKSCAKEKESDPTPTQSSNESDKKWYEVDPMEGNGNGMVEKFVKQGIAVEMFVKMSVKTENGNRMEDVCSRLYASSLGFFAILLYLLCICFAMRNVDKVIGAIILARLLPVSSKESIIAAIKITL from the exons atgaaTATGGGTGTCttacaatattatttctcaatgaAGGCTTTGCTTTGGGTTTTAGTGGTTTTTGTTCAAACTCGTGAGTACATGGGTtgcttggaggaagagagagctgGTCTGCTTCACTTTAAGTCATTTCTTATCATATCCATTCCGTCTTTCAGAGCTTATAATTCAGACTATGATCGTCTTCCTTCATGGGTCGACCATGAGAAGAGTGATTGTTGTGATTGGGAGCGGGTCACGTGCAACTCCACCACAGGTCATCTGATAGAACTGTCCCTCGACAATTTAATGCAGGATCCTAGTTATAAC TATTATGAGAAACGTTCATGGTTGTTAAATGTGTCTCTATTAGAGCCTTTCAAGGAGTTAAGAAGCCTTAGTCTATCCCGTAATGCAATCGATGGTTGCATACCAGATGAAG GATTTGAAAAGCTTTCAACCCTAAGGAATCTGGAAATTTTAAACCTTGGTTACAACTTCTTTGATGACAATAGCATTCTACAATCTCTGGGTGCTATCACTTCGCTCAAGACTTTAAATCTTACTTGGAATGAGTTGGAGGGATACTTTCCAGCACAAG AATTAGTTACGTTGAGAGATTTGAACACGCTGGATATAAGCGTGAATAGGTACAATGGTACCCTCCCAAATCAAG GTTTCGAAAGGCTAGCGGTACTGAGAAACTTGGAGACATTGATCCTCGATTGGAATAGGTTTGGCTACAGCGTCATTCCATCTCTAAGTAACCTTACATCCCTTATGACATTAAGTCTTTCAGGGAATAATATCAGATTTGATGAAGGAGTAAATGTTGAAg GTGGTACTAATTTCGAAAGGCTCGCCGTATTGAGAAATCTGAAGACATTGAATCTTGATGGGAATTACTTTAATGACAGCATCATACCATCTCTAAGTGGGCTTACATCTCTTACGACATTGAATCTTGCGTGGAATAGAATACAAGGAGGAGGTGAAG GTTGGAAAATGTTGTCAAGATTGGAGAATCTGGAGATATTAGATCTTAGTTTCAATTATGCCCTCAAGGACACTAGTCTTCAATCAATTGCTGCAGTCAAATCTCTTAAGACTTTGAATCTTGTTGGGAATGAGTTGGGCCGATCCAAAG GTTGGAAAATGTTGTCAAGATTGGAGAACCTAGAGATATTAGATCTTAGATACAATGAACTCAACGACACTAGTTTTCTTCAATCAATTGCTGCAGTGAAATCTCTTAAGACTCTCAATCTTCTTGGAAATCAGTTGACGGGATCCTTTCCAACCAAAG AGCTAGCAAATTTAACAAACTTGGAGGTTCTTATCTTGGGAGGTAATCATTTTGGTGGACGACTAGCAATCCAAG AATTTTGTGCATTGAAGAAGCTTGAAGTGTTAGATCTATCTGACAATTACTTTGACGGGATCCTACCTCCATGCATAAACAATATGACATCTCTTGTGGTGTTAGATATTTCTAATAACCAATTTAATGGAAATGCTTCATCATCATATGTAGAAGCCAGCGGAAGAAGTCTCAAGTACATTGATTTTAGTTATAACCAGTTTGTGGGCATATTCTCATTCAACTTATTTGCCAATTACTCTAAGCTTGAGGTTCTTAGATTCAACGGCCAAAACAATAAAGTTGAAATAGAAACTGAAGGTTCTATGGGTTGGTCCCCCTTGTTTCAGCTGAAGATCATCGAATTGCCCTATTGTAGTCTGAACAAGCTCACCGGTAGTATTCCAAAGTTTCTTCTTGCCCAGCATGAACTGGATACAGTTAATCTTTCTCACAATAAGTTGAAAGGAAACTTCCCGAATTGGTTGGTTGAAAACAATACAAGATTACGCGTGCTAGATCTTCAGAATAACTCTTTTGTGGGTCAGTTATATTTACCAACATTGATCCACACGCATATGGTCTGGATGGATGTCTCGGCCAATCACTTGGACGGAaaactttcagaaaatattGGCAGGATTTTTCCAAATTTAGTATATCTAAATCTTTCCAATAATAAGCTTGAAGGTAATCTTCCTTCCTCAATTGGTGGCATGCTTTATTTGGATATATTAGATTTTTCTTCCAATAATTTCTCAGGCGGGGTACCAAGAGTATTAAATACAGGTTGCTTATTATTGAGCGTTTTGAACCTTGCTCGTAACAGCTTCAACGGTGAAATTTTTGTTGGGACAAGCCAGAAAATTCTGCAAATGAATGATAATCAATTCACAAGTATCACATTGGTACCAAATTCAACTCTTGACCTATTATATTTAGATATCAGCAACAACGAAATTTCAGGTACAATCCCCCAATGGCTTGGGAACGCGTCATACTTGAGGACTCTTGTTATGGCTAACAATGATTTTTATGGTCGGATCCCATGTGAACTAAGTATGATAGGTACTTTAGACCTTTCTCATAACTTATTTACGGGATCGTTACCTTTTTGTTCGAATCTGCCACATCTTGAACACCTATATTTGCAAGGGAACAAATTCACAGGATCAATACCGAAGGCTCTTTTCAATTCCTCATCTCTTTTGACATTGGACATTGGAGATAACAACTTTACAGGCAGCATCTCTGCTGAAATCAAACAACTTCAACGCTTAAAAGTACTTTTGTTGAGTGGTAATCGTTTCACTGGTATAATTCCGAATCAGTTGTGTTTGTTAAGAATGATAAGCATAATGGATCTTTCCAAGAATGCTTTTTCAGGGACCATACCACAATGCCTCCACAAGATATATTTTGGGAAGATAGCAGCAACTAGTTTTGgctattttcaaagaaatgttAGTAATACCGTACAGTTTATGACACCTTACACATATAAAGTTTTCTTGAAATTGACTGGTGACATTTACCACGATAGTGAATATGAGGATGCAGAAGTACAGATTGAGTTTGTAACTAAATATAGGCATAGTTCTTATAAGGGTTCTCCCCTTGGTTACATGTCTGGATTGGATTTCTCATGCAACAACCTAACAGGTGGCATCCCACCTGAGTTAGGACAAATATCTTCATTGCATGCACTAAACTTATCTTATAATCAGCTGACAGGTAAAATTCCAATAACATTCTCGAAAATGGCTCAGTTGGAAAGTTTAGACCTCTCTCATAATAATTTGAGAGGAGAAATTCCTTCAGCATTGATTGATCTAACCTTTCTTGAGGTATTCAATGTGGCCAACAACAACCTCTCAGGTAAAGTTCCAGATATGAAAGCACAATTTGGAACATTTGAGAAAAGCAGCTATGAAGGAAACCTATTTCTTTGCGGACCACCACTAGATAAAAGTTGTGCCAAAGAAAAGGAGTCAGATCCAACACCAACCCAATCTTCAAATGAAAGTGacaaaaaatggtatgaagtaGATCCTATG GAAGGGAATGGAAATGGAATggtggagaaatttgtgaaACAAGGGATTGCAGTTGAGatgtttgtaaaaatgtctGTGAAAACCGAAAATGGAAATAGAATG GAGGATGTTTGTAGTCGGCTATATGCATCCTCGCTAGGCTTCTTTGCCATTTTATTGTATCTGCTTTGTATCTGTTTTGCCATGAGAAATGTTGATAAGGTCATAGGTGCTATAATTCTAGCTAGGTTGTTGCCTGTAAGTTCTAAGGAAAGCATTATTGCGGCAATTAAGATAACTTTGTAA